Proteins encoded together in one uncultured Desulfosarcina sp. window:
- the istB gene encoding IS21-like element helper ATPase IstB yields MDQLIADRLQDNLKRLKLTQAAEMLETVVAKAESDKDSYLSFLDQLLEEEVAAKEKRRVQTAMKTAGLPSAKTIEEYDFTFHPKLNKKEVMALFDLDFIGKQENVIFLGPPGVGKTHLAISLAIKACHHGFKVYFTTMDTLMRKLKEPQSRHKAYLTSALVVVDEVGYLPIDTKEAYLFFQFVSYRYERSSTLITSNKSFGDWQELFGEQVIATAILDRLLHHCRVVNIKGHSYRLRGHSFSKNDFATVGSSGLADVDGKTENQ; encoded by the coding sequence ATGGATCAACTGATCGCCGACCGCCTCCAGGACAACCTCAAACGGCTCAAGCTCACCCAGGCCGCCGAGATGCTCGAAACCGTGGTCGCCAAAGCCGAGTCCGACAAGGACTCTTATCTGTCTTTTCTGGATCAGCTGCTGGAAGAGGAAGTCGCCGCCAAGGAAAAACGGCGCGTACAGACCGCCATGAAGACCGCCGGGCTGCCATCGGCCAAGACCATCGAAGAGTACGATTTTACCTTTCACCCCAAGCTGAACAAAAAGGAGGTGATGGCCCTTTTCGATCTGGATTTCATCGGCAAGCAGGAGAACGTGATTTTCCTGGGACCGCCGGGCGTTGGCAAAACCCATCTGGCCATATCGCTGGCGATCAAGGCCTGCCATCACGGGTTCAAGGTCTACTTCACCACCATGGACACCCTGATGAGGAAACTCAAAGAGCCCCAGTCCCGGCACAAGGCATATCTGACTTCGGCCCTGGTGGTAGTCGATGAAGTCGGGTACCTGCCCATCGACACGAAGGAGGCGTATCTGTTCTTTCAGTTCGTCTCTTATCGCTACGAGCGATCATCGACGCTGATCACCTCCAACAAGAGCTTCGGGGACTGGCAAGAGTTGTTCGGCGAGCAGGTCATCGCCACCGCGATCCTCGACCGGCTGCTGCATCACTGCCGGGTGGTCAACATCAAGGGGCACAGCTATCGGCTCCGCGGGCACAGTTTTTCAAAGAACGATTTCGCCACGGTCGGTTCCTCAGGGTTGGCCGACGTGGATGGGAAGACGGAGAATCAATGA
- the istA gene encoding IS21 family transposase, with translation MQFLNRILLIQNGQTPGYHKAQRRESILAPYYPVINDFLEEDDYRATWIYQRLKQLGYAGGYDTVKIYVRRRKRKRKRQAYIRFETIPGLQGQMDWADFKVADFKGGSFTVYLFVLVLGFSRAMFAMFVDRCTLQSFMDAHIAAFHYLGGIPMEMLYDNMKHVVISRTGGQTVFNVEFMHFTQHYGFKPLACMPYSPWVKGKVERPVDYIRESFWRGYAFTSIEQANRDLLSWLDETANRRKHGTHRQLVDLRWRQEQSSLSPCPASDYDTSIKEYRRVYKDCYISYNASRYQVPPDVVGKKILLKVKDGIIRFYDDDRLLATHREAEEKGSWVTDANITAQILKQRQKAKKKYGRTKGKATRGLVNASLFPQVLYRPLSVYEQIGTWIN, from the coding sequence ATGCAATTCCTTAACCGGATTTTACTGATTCAGAATGGACAAACTCCCGGTTACCACAAGGCCCAACGGCGCGAAAGCATCCTGGCTCCCTACTACCCGGTGATTAACGATTTCCTCGAAGAGGATGATTACCGTGCCACCTGGATCTATCAACGACTCAAACAGTTAGGCTATGCTGGCGGATACGATACCGTCAAAATCTATGTCCGCAGGCGCAAACGAAAACGCAAGCGCCAGGCTTACATCCGGTTCGAGACGATTCCCGGATTGCAGGGGCAGATGGACTGGGCCGACTTCAAGGTCGCGGATTTCAAGGGCGGCAGTTTTACCGTTTACCTGTTCGTCCTGGTCCTGGGATTTTCCCGGGCCATGTTTGCCATGTTCGTTGACCGCTGCACCCTGCAGTCCTTCATGGATGCCCATATTGCCGCCTTTCACTACCTGGGCGGGATTCCCATGGAAATGCTCTATGACAACATGAAGCATGTGGTGATCAGCCGCACAGGTGGGCAGACTGTTTTCAATGTCGAGTTCATGCACTTTACCCAGCACTATGGTTTCAAGCCTCTGGCCTGCATGCCCTACAGTCCCTGGGTGAAAGGCAAGGTGGAACGCCCGGTGGATTACATTCGCGAGTCGTTCTGGCGCGGTTATGCCTTTACCAGCATCGAGCAGGCGAACCGGGATCTTCTCAGCTGGCTTGACGAAACAGCCAATCGCAGGAAGCATGGAACCCACCGGCAGCTGGTGGACCTGCGCTGGCGGCAGGAACAATCCAGCTTAAGTCCATGCCCTGCCAGCGACTACGATACGTCCATAAAAGAGTATCGCAGGGTCTACAAGGACTGCTATATTTCCTATAACGCCAGCCGGTATCAGGTGCCGCCGGATGTGGTCGGCAAAAAGATCCTGCTGAAGGTCAAGGACGGTATCATCCGATTCTACGATGACGACCGGCTGCTGGCCACGCATAGGGAAGCCGAGGAAAAGGGCAGCTGGGTTACCGATGCGAATATCACCGCCCAGATCCTGAAGCAGCGGCAGAAAGCGAAAAAGAAATACGGTCGCACCAAAGGCAAGGCCACCCGGGGACTGGTGAATGCTAGTTTGTTCCCACAGGTGCTTTACCGTCCGCTGTCCGTGTATGAGCAGATCGGCACATGGATCAACTGA
- a CDS encoding DEAD/DEAH box helicase, with the protein MNFDVFHFHPMVAAGVAAADFKSPTPIQERAIPHVLEGKDVMGLAQTGTGKTAAFVLPILNRLMKGHHGITRALIVAPTRELAEQIHQAVKTLGHHTHLRSVAVYGGVGIHRQIQNLKRADIVVACPGRLLDHIGRNSIDLSRLEMLVLDEADQMLDMGFLPDIRRIVSHLPAERQTLVFSATMPPEIRHLTKNILQDPATVQVGITAPADTVSHAFYPVSQQLKTALLLQLLKNTDTRSVLVFTRTKHRARSLGKKLSAAGYNSTSLEGNLSQSRRQASLQGFRDGKFQILVATDIAARGIDVTRISHVINFDIPSTPDAYIHRIGRTGRATRSGEAFTLVTHEDKKMVHAINRVMGSTIEQRILPAFNYGDASMDRISSLAAPEQPPRKFIRGRKRRPGATSTSKNYRLRK; encoded by the coding sequence TTGAACTTTGACGTTTTTCATTTTCATCCCATGGTTGCCGCTGGTGTTGCCGCAGCGGATTTCAAAAGCCCGACACCGATTCAAGAGCGGGCGATCCCCCATGTCCTTGAAGGCAAGGACGTGATGGGGCTGGCACAAACGGGAACGGGTAAAACCGCGGCATTCGTTCTTCCGATACTCAACCGGCTGATGAAGGGGCATCACGGAATTACTCGCGCCCTGATCGTTGCGCCAACCCGCGAACTGGCTGAACAGATTCATCAGGCGGTCAAAACCCTCGGACATCACACGCACCTTAGAAGCGTTGCCGTCTATGGCGGTGTGGGAATTCATCGGCAGATTCAGAATCTGAAGCGGGCCGATATCGTTGTGGCCTGTCCCGGCCGCCTGCTTGACCATATCGGACGCAACAGCATCGATCTTTCCAGGCTGGAAATGCTGGTCCTGGATGAAGCCGATCAGATGCTGGATATGGGGTTTCTTCCCGATATCCGGCGGATTGTCAGCCATCTCCCGGCCGAACGCCAGACACTGGTCTTCTCGGCAACCATGCCACCGGAAATCCGGCACTTGACCAAAAACATCCTGCAGGACCCCGCCACGGTCCAGGTCGGCATCACCGCACCTGCCGATACGGTCAGTCACGCATTTTATCCGGTCTCCCAGCAATTAAAAACGGCATTGCTCTTACAGCTTCTGAAAAATACGGACACCCGATCCGTGCTGGTTTTCACCCGAACCAAACATCGCGCCAGGAGCCTGGGAAAAAAGCTTTCCGCGGCAGGATACAACTCGACGTCGCTGGAGGGAAATCTTTCCCAGTCCCGCCGTCAGGCGTCGCTCCAAGGCTTCCGTGACGGTAAATTTCAGATTCTGGTGGCCACCGACATCGCCGCCCGAGGAATAGATGTTACCCGGATTTCGCATGTCATCAACTTTGACATTCCCTCCACCCCCGATGCATACATCCACCGCATCGGACGAACAGGCCGCGCGACCCGCAGCGGCGAAGCGTTTACGCTTGTTACCCATGAAGACAAGAAAATGGTGCACGCTATCAATCGGGTGATGGGTTCTACCATCGAGCAACGCATTTTGCCTGCATTTAACTACGGCGACGCATCGATGGATCGTATCAGCAGCCTGGCTGCGCCCGAACAACCACCGCGAAAATTTATCAGAGGCCGAAAAAGACGGCCTGGAGCAACGTCCACCTCAAAAAATTACCGTCTGCGCAAATAG
- a CDS encoding ISL3 family transposase: MALGLKPPWQVSTADFNPDEKRLDIRLDFPKGSTFTCPKCGLSGVKAHDTVEKTWRHLNFFQHEAYLTARVARIDCDKCGTHLVDVPWARPGSGFTLLFEAMIMILAKAMPVKTVAEFVREHDTRLWRILHHYVGEARKVADHSQVKHVGMDETSRRRGHNYVSLFVDLDETRVLFATGGKDASTVDRFKRDLTDHGGNPGAIEEMCCDMSPAFISGVEKHFPEAHITFDKFHVCQWE; this comes from the coding sequence ATGGCTCTTGGTCTGAAACCGCCCTGGCAGGTTTCAACAGCGGATTTCAATCCCGATGAAAAACGTCTGGATATCCGCCTTGATTTTCCCAAAGGGAGCACCTTCACTTGTCCGAAATGTGGGCTGTCGGGAGTTAAGGCCCACGATACCGTCGAGAAAACATGGCGTCATCTGAACTTCTTCCAGCACGAAGCGTATCTGACCGCCAGGGTTGCCAGAATCGACTGCGACAAATGCGGCACTCATCTGGTTGATGTGCCCTGGGCCAGACCCGGCAGCGGCTTCACGCTGTTGTTTGAAGCGATGATTATGATACTGGCCAAGGCTATGCCGGTGAAAACCGTCGCCGAGTTTGTCCGTGAGCACGATACCCGGTTATGGCGTATCTTGCATCACTATGTGGGCGAGGCGCGTAAGGTTGCCGACCACAGTCAGGTCAAGCATGTCGGCATGGACGAAACCTCAAGACGCCGCGGCCACAACTATGTCAGCCTGTTTGTCGATCTTGACGAAACCCGGGTTCTGTTCGCCACCGGCGGCAAGGATGCATCAACCGTTGATCGATTCAAAAGAGATCTCACCGACCATGGCGGCAATCCCGGCGCTATCGAGGAGATGTGCTGCGACATGTCTCCGGCTTTCATCAGCGGTGTCGAAAAACATTTCCCCGAGGCCCATATCACCTTCGATAAGTTCCATGTGTGTCAATGGGAATGA
- a CDS encoding SAM-dependent methyltransferase: protein MGFFIDTDVDPDSRARLSGDYCHLRQYQIERLENDGLTGLCFRPPLRQTCTHMEKGLPMQITFTPIGTAHPNTDNIPRHWTVSDVEGSLVIDPQYTEALADIAVGQRIMVLFHFHKSPPFSPNLLKQTPPHRQRPFGVFSICSPRRPNPIGLSVLEVLSRDANVLGVRGMDMIEGTPILDIKPFVDKDSNLPSREDAD from the coding sequence GTGGGCTTTTTCATCGACACCGATGTCGATCCTGATTCCCGGGCACGACTTTCAGGCGACTATTGCCATTTGCGGCAATACCAAATAGAACGGTTGGAAAATGACGGTCTGACCGGGCTCTGTTTCCGGCCGCCGCTGCGACAAACCTGCACTCACATGGAAAAAGGGTTGCCCATGCAAATTACATTCACTCCCATTGGAACGGCTCACCCCAACACAGACAATATCCCCCGGCACTGGACCGTGTCGGATGTGGAAGGCTCCTTGGTCATCGATCCCCAATACACCGAAGCCCTTGCGGACATCGCTGTCGGGCAGCGAATCATGGTGCTGTTCCACTTTCACAAGAGCCCGCCCTTCTCACCCAATCTTCTCAAACAGACCCCGCCCCATCGGCAGCGGCCCTTCGGCGTGTTCAGCATCTGCTCCCCCAGGCGGCCGAACCCCATCGGACTGTCGGTGCTGGAGGTGCTGTCGCGCGATGCCAACGTGCTGGGCGTACGCGGCATGGACATGATCGAAGGCACCCCCATCCTGGACATCAAACCTTTCGTCGACAAAGACTCGAACCTGCCGAGCCGAGAAGACGCCGACTGA
- a CDS encoding LON peptidase substrate-binding domain-containing protein yields MTELVKIPLFPLGVVLLPGMHLPLHIFEERYKEMISECLAEDRPFGIVLFDGGSIRSVGCMAQITKVLKRYDDGRMDIMTRGGKRFVIREMLQDRSYMEARIFFFDDALEDAPARDLEQAVDAALKLIESSPDIDTFPSAAGETVDPKPLAFAIAAMEGFTPAERQGILEMTSPFERLEKCVQALSRIEARNRLNREIRQLIGGNGHPTKSILRELEERLKG; encoded by the coding sequence ATGACAGAACTCGTAAAAATTCCGCTTTTTCCGCTGGGTGTAGTTTTGCTGCCGGGCATGCATCTGCCGCTGCACATTTTCGAGGAACGGTACAAAGAGATGATTTCCGAATGCCTGGCGGAAGACAGACCTTTCGGGATCGTGCTGTTCGACGGCGGGTCCATCCGGTCGGTGGGCTGCATGGCGCAGATCACAAAGGTTCTCAAGCGCTACGATGACGGCCGCATGGATATCATGACCCGCGGCGGCAAGCGTTTCGTCATCCGGGAAATGCTCCAGGACCGTTCCTACATGGAGGCCCGCATCTTTTTCTTCGACGATGCGCTTGAAGATGCTCCCGCCCGCGACCTGGAGCAGGCTGTGGACGCCGCCCTGAAACTGATCGAATCGTCACCCGATATCGACACCTTCCCGTCAGCCGCCGGCGAAACGGTCGATCCGAAACCGCTCGCCTTTGCCATTGCGGCCATGGAAGGTTTTACTCCCGCAGAACGGCAGGGCATTCTCGAGATGACCTCGCCTTTCGAACGGTTGGAGAAATGTGTGCAGGCGCTCTCCCGCATCGAGGCCCGCAACCGCCTGAACCGGGAGATCCGGCAGCTGATCGGCGGCAACGGCCACCCGACGAAAAGCATTCTCAGGGAACTGGAGGAGCGCTTGAAGGGCTGA
- a CDS encoding response regulator, with protein sequence MAQILAYDADPEMNWDVVSSLGHDVKTFNDPGETIDYAQENKVDIALLSNAEGIDMIKHLREISPNFKVVIFCDAPDIMEVRRALRLAPCSFLFKPIVKEELDACLKRALLKGKSTIKGSLNV encoded by the coding sequence ATGGCTCAAATACTGGCCTACGATGCCGATCCCGAGATGAACTGGGATGTGGTGTCTTCTCTGGGGCATGATGTCAAGACATTCAATGATCCGGGTGAAACGATCGATTACGCTCAGGAAAACAAAGTGGATATCGCACTGCTGTCCAATGCCGAAGGTATCGACATGATAAAACATTTGCGGGAGATATCCCCTAATTTCAAAGTGGTGATTTTTTGTGATGCGCCTGACATTATGGAGGTCCGCCGTGCTCTCAGGCTGGCGCCTTGTTCTTTCCTGTTTAAGCCGATCGTCAAGGAAGAACTGGATGCCTGTCTCAAACGCGCCCTTTTGAAAGGCAAGAGCACCATTAAAGGCAGCCTTAACGTTTAA
- a CDS encoding haloacid dehalogenase type II, with protein MSDTGTIKGIKACVFDAYGTLFDVHSAVGKHRLRLGDSADSVSILWRTKQLEYTWLRSLMGHHADFWQVTGDALDFAFDMHHIDDPDLRRDLMDAYLKLDCYPEVPAALATLKDRGLRLAILSNGTPTMLDAAVKNSGIEGLIEKNFSVEAVGIFKPDPRVYRIAVDGLKVKPEEIVFQSSNAWDAAGASAFGFKVAWVNRFGQSEERLPGRPDAEIGDLMKLPDLLV; from the coding sequence ATGTCTGACACCGGCACCATTAAAGGAATCAAGGCTTGCGTGTTCGATGCCTACGGAACGCTCTTCGATGTACACTCCGCCGTCGGAAAACATCGTCTCCGACTGGGCGACAGCGCCGATTCCGTGTCCATCCTGTGGCGCACCAAGCAGTTGGAGTACACCTGGCTGCGAAGCCTGATGGGGCACCATGCGGACTTCTGGCAGGTTACCGGCGATGCGCTGGACTTCGCCTTCGACATGCACCATATCGACGATCCGGATCTTCGTCGGGACCTCATGGATGCCTATCTGAAGCTGGATTGCTATCCGGAGGTGCCCGCAGCCCTTGCGACCCTGAAAGACCGGGGCCTGAGGCTGGCCATTTTGTCCAACGGAACGCCAACCATGCTCGATGCAGCAGTCAAAAACTCCGGGATCGAAGGGCTGATCGAGAAAAATTTTTCGGTTGAGGCGGTGGGCATTTTCAAGCCCGATCCCCGAGTTTACCGCATTGCCGTAGACGGGTTGAAGGTCAAGCCCGAGGAGATCGTGTTCCAGTCCTCCAATGCGTGGGATGCCGCGGGGGCATCCGCTTTCGGCTTCAAGGTCGCCTGGGTGAACCGATTCGGCCAGAGCGAAGAGCGGCTGCCGGGGCGTCCGGACGCCGAAATCGGCGATCTCATGAAGCTGCCGGACCTTCTTGTCTGA
- a CDS encoding molybdopterin-dependent oxidoreductase: protein MKPKELATARFTIQRFLATIFADEISEELYKALKSEAFLEALKDASGRFYSKEMRHGAQVLFEFMDSAGIDTFQNLKYEYADLFLNAGDNPVLPYESFYADREPTLYGEAVFQMRDFLRKQSLHKDPEYPEPEDHISVEFDFLAELNRREGAGDKSAADTRRDFGRRHMAWRTEFCGVLHSADKSGFYKALAELTLAYLYVAHLDSVPPEQVALVDPAADLVELGKVLGILPLAKDSFLLKPGAIDPLPARTVPTHCYACGALCGMNAKLKDGVLMSTAGLQGDIKGGGRLCPKGASARHHVYSAYRLKTPLIKENGRFRKASWDEALDKVVADFKTLDPNRIGYMRGNDFTNWIHEALFDHLGCPKTTHRPMCDNANRMSNEHNLSDKRPWINYQDADYILHFGMNELVSSYGQRKTAQLKAAVARGAKLVVLDPRRSETAALATEWIPIKPSTDAAVALAMCHVIIKNGLYDRDFVANWTSGFEEFKKRVMGEDDDTPKTPAWASRISGVPAETIEHIALEFAKSTAKGAMSWTGLAQVPNGMYATAALQALNGLCGTFDAPGGPSLPFKRKLKPAWGKGQEKPPKGKAPKLNKLGMWAGWAPAYLLDDVDSGKLEGMICYYGDPVLSWGNQKAIIEAIEKMKFKVCIDAFMCNTALLCDVILPDATWLEQSQIKPDWLYEAQISYWAEVVPPLYQSKPIYWITIELAKRLGLGQYFPWKTIEEAFENQLEGLPCTLDQLKKKGYVLTDEASYYKYKKWGSLNPPDGYGSSGDTKTGKYNFVNPVAREKGVDPLPNHHDGPPDLATDATYPFHFGNFRIFSHEHSSTFSNWSLMTSVSSNPLWINKMDAHDLQISEGDRVRLKSPWGQVEMTAHPTYDIMPGILGAAGGFGHLRGLEGDPKFPQFGGQNPPGIQKPNITEEMGGTPLLKYIKTRIEKI, encoded by the coding sequence ATGAAACCCAAAGAACTGGCAACCGCCAGATTTACCATTCAGCGTTTTCTGGCTACTATTTTCGCGGACGAGATCAGTGAAGAACTATACAAGGCCTTAAAAAGCGAGGCTTTCCTGGAAGCCCTGAAGGATGCCTCGGGACGGTTTTATTCAAAAGAGATGCGCCATGGCGCGCAGGTGCTGTTCGAATTCATGGACAGCGCAGGAATAGACACATTCCAGAACCTGAAATACGAATATGCGGATCTTTTTCTCAATGCCGGCGACAACCCGGTCCTCCCCTATGAATCGTTTTATGCGGACAGGGAGCCCACCTTGTACGGTGAGGCCGTGTTTCAGATGCGGGATTTTCTTAGAAAACAGAGTCTTCACAAAGACCCGGAATATCCGGAACCGGAAGACCACATCTCCGTCGAATTCGATTTTCTGGCCGAACTGAACCGGCGGGAGGGGGCCGGGGACAAATCAGCGGCGGACACCCGCAGGGATTTCGGACGGCGCCATATGGCATGGCGAACGGAGTTCTGCGGGGTTCTTCATTCTGCGGACAAATCGGGATTTTACAAGGCGCTTGCGGAACTGACCCTTGCGTATCTGTATGTGGCCCACCTGGATTCCGTGCCCCCCGAGCAAGTGGCTCTCGTGGATCCGGCGGCCGACCTGGTTGAACTCGGCAAGGTGTTGGGCATCCTCCCATTGGCAAAAGATTCGTTTCTCCTGAAACCGGGAGCGATCGATCCTTTGCCGGCTCGGACCGTGCCGACCCATTGCTACGCCTGCGGGGCGCTGTGTGGGATGAACGCCAAACTCAAGGATGGTGTGTTGATGTCCACCGCAGGATTGCAGGGGGATATCAAAGGCGGCGGGCGGCTTTGCCCCAAGGGCGCATCCGCAAGGCACCACGTCTATTCGGCCTACCGCCTCAAAACGCCGCTCATCAAGGAAAACGGCCGCTTCCGCAAAGCTTCATGGGATGAAGCGCTGGATAAGGTGGTTGCGGATTTTAAAACCCTGGATCCGAACCGGATCGGGTACATGCGGGGCAATGATTTTACTAATTGGATCCATGAAGCACTTTTCGATCATCTGGGGTGCCCCAAGACCACCCATCGCCCCATGTGCGACAACGCCAACCGCATGTCCAACGAGCACAACCTGAGCGACAAGCGGCCCTGGATCAATTACCAGGATGCGGATTACATCCTTCATTTCGGCATGAACGAACTGGTTTCCTCCTACGGTCAGAGAAAAACGGCCCAACTGAAGGCGGCTGTCGCCCGGGGCGCCAAACTGGTGGTGCTGGACCCGAGGCGTTCGGAAACCGCCGCCCTGGCAACGGAGTGGATCCCGATCAAACCCTCCACGGACGCGGCGGTCGCTTTGGCCATGTGCCATGTCATCATCAAAAACGGGCTGTACGACAGGGATTTTGTCGCCAACTGGACGAGCGGCTTCGAAGAATTCAAAAAGCGGGTGATGGGAGAGGACGACGATACCCCCAAAACACCGGCCTGGGCTTCCCGGATCAGCGGTGTACCGGCCGAAACCATCGAGCACATCGCCCTCGAGTTCGCCAAATCGACGGCCAAGGGGGCCATGTCCTGGACGGGATTGGCCCAGGTGCCCAACGGCATGTATGCCACCGCCGCCCTCCAAGCCTTAAACGGGCTGTGCGGGACATTCGATGCCCCCGGCGGCCCTTCGCTGCCTTTTAAACGCAAGCTGAAACCCGCGTGGGGCAAGGGCCAGGAGAAGCCGCCCAAGGGCAAGGCGCCCAAACTGAACAAACTGGGTATGTGGGCCGGGTGGGCGCCTGCCTACCTGCTCGATGATGTCGATTCCGGTAAGCTTGAGGGGATGATCTGCTATTATGGCGATCCGGTGTTAAGCTGGGGGAACCAAAAAGCCATCATTGAAGCGATCGAAAAAATGAAATTCAAGGTCTGTATTGACGCCTTTATGTGCAACACGGCGCTGTTGTGCGACGTTATCCTGCCGGATGCCACCTGGCTAGAGCAGAGCCAGATCAAACCGGACTGGCTGTACGAAGCCCAGATCAGTTATTGGGCCGAAGTGGTCCCGCCGCTGTATCAATCCAAGCCCATCTACTGGATCACCATAGAGCTTGCCAAACGATTGGGGCTGGGCCAATATTTCCCATGGAAAACGATCGAGGAGGCGTTTGAGAACCAATTGGAGGGATTGCCGTGCACCCTGGACCAGTTGAAGAAGAAGGGCTATGTGCTTACGGATGAAGCGTCCTATTATAAATACAAAAAGTGGGGTTCTCTCAATCCGCCGGATGGGTACGGATCATCGGGCGATACCAAAACCGGCAAGTATAACTTTGTCAACCCGGTAGCCCGGGAAAAAGGTGTAGATCCGCTGCCCAACCATCATGACGGTCCGCCCGACCTGGCCACCGATGCCACGTATCCGTTTCACTTCGGCAACTTCCGTATTTTTTCGCATGAGCACTCCTCCACTTTCAGCAACTGGTCACTCATGACGTCCGTAAGTTCGAATCCTTTGTGGATCAACAAGATGGATGCCCACGATCTTCAAATTTCCGAGGGTGACCGGGTCAGGCTCAAATCCCCATGGGGGCAGGTGGAGATGACAGCGCACCCTACTTACGATATCATGCCCGGCATATTGGGCGCCGCAGGTGGTTTCGGCCACTTGCGTGGGTTGGAGGGCGATCCCAAGTTTCCTCAATTCGGCGGGCAAAATCCACCCGGCATTCAAAAACCAAACATCACCGAGGAAATGGGAGGGACTCCCCTGCTCAAGTACATAAAAACAAGGATCGAGAAAATTTAG
- a CDS encoding GIY-YIG nuclease family protein, whose translation MSKPEKNWVVYLARCADNSLYCGISSDLEKRLESHNHGTGARYTRSRRPVKLLAASGGMSKSDALKLEYRIKRTPADKKLSVLENAGQSACKAD comes from the coding sequence TTGTCGAAGCCGGAGAAGAATTGGGTCGTATACCTGGCCCGGTGTGCCGACAATTCGCTGTACTGCGGGATCAGCAGCGATCTGGAAAAGCGGTTGGAGAGCCATAACCATGGAACCGGCGCCAGATACACCCGATCCCGCAGGCCGGTGAAGCTTCTGGCTGCCAGCGGCGGCATGTCCAAAAGCGATGCGCTCAAGCTGGAATATCGCATCAAACGAACGCCTGCCGACAAGAAGCTGTCCGTACTTGAAAATGCCGGGCAAAGCGCCTGCAAGGCCGATTAG
- a CDS encoding GNAT family N-acetyltransferase — MEKIDIRKATPEDAGLILGFIKELAVYEKMENDVVATVDGLRESLLAEGASAKALIVSLDGKPIGYAVFFYNYSTWLGKNGLYLEDLYITRKHRGCGAGKAALRYLAKLAVDQGCGRFEWSVLDWNEPAIQFYRSIHAKPQNDWVLYRLDGEALSDFAGS; from the coding sequence ATGGAAAAGATCGATATCCGAAAAGCAACACCCGAAGATGCAGGCTTGATCCTCGGTTTTATCAAAGAACTGGCCGTATACGAAAAAATGGAAAATGACGTCGTTGCCACCGTTGATGGATTACGCGAATCCTTGCTGGCCGAGGGTGCCAGCGCAAAGGCCCTTATCGTATCTTTAGACGGCAAGCCCATCGGCTATGCCGTTTTCTTTTATAACTACTCGACCTGGTTGGGGAAAAACGGATTGTACCTCGAAGACCTGTACATCACCAGGAAACACAGAGGGTGCGGTGCTGGAAAGGCCGCGCTGCGCTATCTGGCCAAATTGGCTGTCGACCAAGGTTGCGGCCGTTTTGAATGGAGCGTGCTGGACTGGAACGAACCGGCCATCCAATTTTATCGAAGCATCCATGCAAAGCCTCAAAACGATTGGGTTCTCTACCGACTCGACGGCGAGGCGCTGTCCGATTTTGCGGGTTCATGA
- a CDS encoding uroporphyrinogen decarboxylase family protein, with protein MDYASFYEPIASNTAPVASPAMFARFAIPGYCKVIDLLKRHRVPLRILCTTGGNLTALLPSLIEAGINGLWISNIRGAGMEYAMLRRRFGPEIALIGGIDAGALAQDAAAVHDAVAQAVPLLDGGRYLPCLDDRPRSNVPLAHYCPYRRLLGQIARLS; from the coding sequence GTGGACTACGCTTCGTTTTACGAACCCATCGCCTCCAACACGGCACCGGTGGCCTCGCCGGCCATGTTTGCACGCTTTGCCATTCCCGGCTATTGCAAGGTCATCGACCTGTTGAAGCGCCATCGGGTGCCGCTGCGGATTCTGTGCACCACCGGCGGCAATCTGACCGCGCTTTTGCCGTCGCTCATCGAGGCCGGCATCAATGGTCTGTGGATCAGTAACATCCGCGGCGCCGGCATGGAATACGCCATGCTTCGCCGCCGGTTCGGCCCGGAAATCGCCTTGATCGGCGGCATCGACGCCGGCGCCCTGGCCCAGGATGCCGCCGCCGTGCACGATGCGGTGGCGCAGGCGGTGCCCCTGCTGGACGGCGGGCGCTATCTCCCCTGTCTCGACGACCGGCCGCGCAGCAACGTACCGTTGGCCCACTACTGCCCGTATCGCCGCCTTCTCGGTCAGATCGCCCGATTATCCTGA